DNA from Streptomyces sp. Edi4:
CCAGGGCGACGTCCGCGATCCGGTACGCCGCGAGGGAGCGGGCGAAGTCGTCCTGGACGTGCAGCACGACCGGGGTCCAACCCGGCGTCCCGTACGCCGAGTTGATCTCCTCGGCCACCCGGGCGACCTTCGCCGTGTAGTCCCGGTACACCGCGAGGTCCTGCCGCGAGGGGTAGGCGAACGCCACGTGCACGACCCGTTCGCGCCACTCGGGCCGGGTCTCCAGCAGATGCCGGTAGGCGTACAGCCCCCGCACGATGTTCTTGGACAGCTCGGTGCGGTCGACCCGCACGATCGTCTTGCGGCCGGGCCCGATCTGCTCGCGCAGCGCGACGATCCGCTCCTCGACGTCCGCCTCGTGCGCGCGCCGGCGCAGAAAGTCGCCGTCCGCGCCCAGCGGGTACACCGCGATGTCCGTCTCGCGCACCGGCTGCCCGGGCGCGCCGTGCCGGAAGCGGCGCCGCCCGTCACCGGCCGGAGTGATCAGGTCCGCCTCGCCCTCGAGGGTGACCACGACGGAGTCCGTGAATGCGGACGCCCACCGCCAGGTGAGGAAGCCGAGCCGGTCCGCCCCGAGCATCCCGCGCAGCAGCCGGCGCGCGATGTCGTCGGGGAGCATCCGGAAGTAGTCCACCGGCGCCCACGGCGTGTGCGAGAAGTGCCCGATGCGGAGATCGGGACGGAGTTCGCGGAGCATGCCGGGCACCAGCGCCAGGTGGTAGTCCTGCACCAGGACGCGCGCCCCGTCCGCCGCCTCCGCCGCCAGCGCCTCGGCGAAGGCCCGGTTGTACGTCTCGTAGGACGCCCACTGCCGCCGGAAC
Protein-coding regions in this window:
- a CDS encoding trehalose-6-phosphate synthase; this encodes MVTAHTSPPAQVLVASNRGPVSYALKEDGSLESRRGGGGVVSGLSAIGSDVESVWVCAALGEGDREAVRRGVGEQGVRMLDIDADVFADAYNGIANSVLWFVQHMLYQTPLEPVFDAEFRRQWASYETYNRAFAEALAAEAADGARVLVQDYHLALVPGMLRELRPDLRIGHFSHTPWAPVDYFRMLPDDIARRLLRGMLGADRLGFLTWRWASAFTDSVVVTLEGEADLITPAGDGRRRFRHGAPGQPVRETDIAVYPLGADGDFLRRRAHEADVEERIVALREQIGPGRKTIVRVDRTELSKNIVRGLYAYRHLLETRPEWRERVVHVAFAYPSRQDLAVYRDYTAKVARVAEEINSAYGTPGWTPVVLHVQDDFARSLAAYRIADVALVNPVRDGMNLVAKEVPVVSDAGCALVLSREAGAYEELGEDAIVVNPYDVTGTADALHAGLSMGEGERAERTKRLAVAGTGLVPRRWFLEQLEGLG